The Fretibacterium sp. OH1220_COT-178 DNA window CCGTCGCCAGGGTGGTGACCTCGAAGTTGGAGCAGGATACGATGCGCCGCTCCGCCAGCAGCAGGCAGGGGTTGTCGTCGGAGGTGTTCATCTGGATCAGCATGAACTTCGTGACGTACTCCAGCGCGTCGCGCAGCGAGCCGTGGACGCAGGCGCCCCCGAGGTAGCTCAGCGGGTCCTGGAGGGGGCGGTTCGGGTCGGGCTCGTTGACGTAGCTGCCCTCGAGGTACTCGCGCACCCTGGAGGTGCTGATGTACTGGCCCGGAAGGTCGCGAAGCGCGTTGACCTTGATGTCGAGCGGCGACACGTTGCCGTTCAGCCCCTCCAGGGAGGTGGCGTAGATCAGGTCCGCCTGATCGACGAGGCTCAGCAGGTCGTGGAGCACCAGGGCTCCCTGTGCGGCCCCGAAGGCGTTGCTGCTGACGATGGCCAGTCCGTCCTTCGGCCCCAGGTCGACGGGGAGCAGGTCCGTCCGCGCGTGCGCCTCGGACGACGTCATGCGCGTGCCCTTGTAGATCACGTCGCCCTCGCCGATCATCGCGATCCCGATGTGGGAGAGCACCGAGATGTCGGCCTCGCCGACGGAGCCGCGCTCGGGGAGGACGGGGTGGATCCGGAGGTTCAGGAAATCGGCGTAGCGTTGGGCGATCATGGGCTGAATGCCCGTGTGTCCCCTGAGGAGGCAGTTCAGGCGGATGGCCATCGCCGCGCGCACCTCGGCCTCGGAGGCCTCGGGCTCCATGCCCAGGGTGTGGGAGCGGACGAGGTTTTCGTTGTAGAATTTGAAGAACTTCGTCGTGATGTGGCGGTCCTTGTTCCAGCCCACACCGGTGTTGAATCCGTAGATGGGAACATCGTCGTCCGCAAGGTCGTAGACCAGCCTGCGGCTTTCCTCCAGGCGCTCGAGGGCCTCCGGAGCGATCTCCACCTCGGCCCCCTCGCAGGCGACGCTCCAAAGGGCGTCCAGGCTCAGTGAACTGCCGTCGAGAATGATCTTCAAAGTCGGTCTTCTCCTTCCCAAAATGACAATCCGTTTTCACGGTCCCGGCAAACGGAGGTGCTTGTCCCTTTTTCCGCCATTTTTCCGGAAATGCTCCGAGTCCCCGCCGGCCTTGACTCGTCCTAGTTCCAGCCGATCAGAACTCCGGCCGCCGTGAAGCCCGCCGCCACGATCCAGAGCAGCAGCATGCAGGGCATGATGAAGCGCAGCCAGCGGGAAAAGGGAACTCCGGTGTACGTGAGATAGGCAATCAGCACTGCCACGGTGGGGTAGCAGACGTTGGAAAGCCCATCACCAAACTGGAAGGCCAGAATGGCTACCTGTTTGCCGACTCCGAGGATGTCCGCCAGGGGAAGCATGATCGGCAGTGTGGCCATGGCCTGGCCGCTTCCGCTGGGGATAAAGAAGTTGATGACGGTCTGAATGACGAACATGATTGTCGCGGAGGTCATGGTCGAAAGCTCCTTCATCGGCAGGGAGAGGTAGTGAATGATGGTGTCGATGATGCCCGCCTTCTCCATGATTACGGAGAGGCCGCGTGCCAGACCGACCGCGACGACCCCTGAGAAGATGGCCCGTCCGCCCTCGACGAAGGTGTCCGCGATACGGTTGGGGCCCCAGCCGCAGACGACTCCGGCCGCCGTTCCGCCCAGGATATAGAGCGAGGCCATCTGGGCGAAGCCCCACCTCCACATGATCGCTCCGTACACGATGGCCCCCAGTGTCAGCACGAAGATGGCCAGCACGATCTTGTGCGTCGCCGTAAAGGGCGTCTGCTCGAGTCGCCCTGCAGGGACCTCGGCGGACACGGCGTCGATCCCCAGGCTCAGGCTGCGTCCAGGGTTGCGTTTGATGCGGCCCGCGTAGAAAAGAATGTAGCTCAGGGCCACGAGCGACAGGACGGCCAGGATCAGCAGACGATAGCCGATGCCCGAGAACATCGGGAGCCCCGCCAGGTTCTGGCCGATTCCCACCGTCCAAGGGTTCGTGGGCCCGGCCGTCCAACCGATGGAGATGGCGACGACGGGAACGGCGATGCCGACGATCATGTCGTCGCCCAGCGCCAGAGCGATCGCCACGCACAGCGGTGCGAAGGGGATGGCGGCCTCGAGCATTCCAGGGAAGGCCCCTAGCGCGGCGAAGAACAGGAAGATCAGCGTGAGCACCCAGGAGCTGCGTTCGCTTCCGAAACGGCGCGCGAAAGCGGCCACCACACCCGCAATCGCCCCCGTGCTCTCGAAGAGGCGTATGGCCCCTCCGATGATCAGGATCATGAAGATCAGTGGCCCCGCGGCGGCCATACCCTGATGGACGGCGTTGAGGATATCCAAGGGCGAAAGGGGCTTTTTCTCCACGAGGTGAAAGCTTGTCGGGTCCACAACCTCCTTGCCGTTGACCATGACCTTGTCATACTGCCCCGAGGGGATGAAGTACGAGAGGACCCCCACCAAAAGGAGGAGGCCCAGCAGGAGCACGATGGCGTTGGGCATGCGGCTGATCTTGTTCTGCGCGAATTCCTTTTTCATGGGGACGATTTCCTTTCTGCAAAGGGATATGAGGAAGACGGACCTTGACGTGTCGCTTCGTCAGGCCTCCTCGGGGTGCAGCGCCGCGACGATCCGCGCGGGCGTCAGGGGCAGCACGGCCAGCTCCGTCCCCAGCGCCCGGTTGACGGCGTTGACGACGGCCGGCGCGGTGGGCACGGTCGCGATCTCGCCGATGCTCTTGGCCCCGAAGGGGCCGCCGGGCTCGCCCTCCTCGATCAGCAGGATTTCGATGTTCGGCATCTCCGGTGCGTTGAACATGTGGTACTTGTCGAAGTTCCGGGCCGTGGGGCGCCCCTTCGCGTCGCAGGTCATCTCCTCCAGCAGCGCCATGCCCAGCCCCATCTGGACGCCGCCGTAGATCTGCCCCTCGACGAAGCTGCGGTTTATGGCCTGCCCCACGTCGTGGACGGCCAGAAAATCGTTCACCGTCACCTGGCCCGTCAGGGTGTCCACCGTGACGTCGGCGAAGTGGGCGGCGTAGGAGCCGGGGTTCCGCTCCGGCCGATGCTCCACCTGCACGTCCACCGTCACGCGGGCCTTGGCCGCGAGGGCCCGGACCGCCTCGTCCAGCGCCATGGGCTCGTCCCCCACGTAAAGCCGACCGTCCCGGAAGGCGGCGCGCCTGCCCCAGAGTTTTTCGGACTCCGTGCACAGCAGGTCCAGGGCTTTCTCGGCGCAGAGCCGGGCGCACTCCCCGCAGACGAAGATCACGCGGCTGGCCTGGCAGCCCACGTCGTAGTTGCCGAACTGCGTGTCGCCCTCCGTCACGACGATGCGGTCGGGGGGCACGCCGGTCACCTCCGCGACGATCTGGGCCATCGCGGCCAGGGTGCCGTTGCCCAGCTCGTGCAGCGCCGTCCTCAGCACGATGGAGCCGTCCTCCAGGATGCGCAGCGACATCCCCACGAGGTCGTGATAGACCGTTCCGAAGTAGCCGTTGCCGTGCGTGCAGCAGGCGAACCCCGCCGAGCGCCGGAAGCGCCCGTAGGCCATGACCTTGCTGCGGCTCTCCCAGCCGAACGCCTCCGCGCCGCGGATCAGACAGTCCCGGACGCGCGCGTTGCCCAGGTTCGAGGCCCCCGAGGGATCGTCGTCGTAGGGATGGACCAGGTTGGCGAGCCGGAACGCCACGGGGTCGTAGCCCAGGCGCCGGCAGAGGAGGTCGGTGTGGATCTCGGTGATGGCGTGGATCTGGGGCGAACCGTAGCCGCGGCAGGCCCCGGCCGGCGTGGTCGAGGTCCGGACCGTCCGGCCCGTGTACTCCATGGCGGGCAGACGGTACAGGCGCGACGTCTTCTTGCCCATCGCCATCATCACCTTCTTGGAGCCCGAGAGGTATGCGCCGGCGTCCACGACGACGTCGAACTTCCGTGCCAGGATGCGGCCGTCCCCGTCGAGGGCCGTCGCCACCCGTCCTACGGTCGCGGCCCGCGTGCGCGTCGACAGCATGGACTCCTCGCGGTTGGTGTTCAGGAACACGGGACAGCGCAGCTTCATGGCCGCCCAGGCGCACAGCGCCTCGAAGACGACCTCCTGCTTGCCCCCGAAGGTTCCGCCCATCGGCGCCTTCAGCACCCGCACCTTGGACAGGGGCATCCCCAGCACCGCGGCGACGGTGTGCTGGACCCCGAAGAGGATCTGGCAGGGCGTGTGCAGCTCCAGCACGCCCTCGGGCCGGGGGACGGCCAGCACCGCGTGGGGCTCCATCGCCGCGTGGTGGATCCTGGGGGTGACGATGGTGCTCTCCACCACGTGGGCGGCCGAGGCGAAGGCCGAGTCCGCGTCGCCGTAGGCCAGACGGCCCGGAAAGGCGGCGATCCCGTCCTCGTGCAGGGGCACCGGGGCGTCCTGGGCCGAGAGCGGGTCGAGGATCGGCGGCAGGAGCTCGTACTCCACGGCGATCCGTTCGCGCGCCAGGCGCGCGGTGCGCTCGTCCCGGGCCAGGACCAGCGCCACGCGGTCGCCCACGTGGCGGACGTGAGCCGTCAGCAGGGGCTCGTCCGGGTGGTCCTTCTGGCCGGGGAACCACTCGCCGCTGTTGTAGAGGACGTCCGGAACGTCTTCGAACGTCAGGATGCGGACCCCGGGAACCTTCAGCGCCTCGGAGGCGTCGAGGGCGGTCACCCGG harbors:
- a CDS encoding HAL/PAL/TAL family ammonia-lyase; translated protein: MKIILDGSSLSLDALWSVACEGAEVEIAPEALERLEESRRLVYDLADDDVPIYGFNTGVGWNKDRHITTKFFKFYNENLVRSHTLGMEPEASEAEVRAAMAIRLNCLLRGHTGIQPMIAQRYADFLNLRIHPVLPERGSVGEADISVLSHIGIAMIGEGDVIYKGTRMTSSEAHARTDLLPVDLGPKDGLAIVSSNAFGAAQGALVLHDLLSLVDQADLIYATSLEGLNGNVSPLDIKVNALRDLPGQYISTSRVREYLEGSYVNEPDPNRPLQDPLSYLGGACVHGSLRDALEYVTKFMLIQMNTSDDNPCLLLAERRIVSCSNFEVTTLATGFEMLGTVLSHVSRMSCYRMIRMANPVLTGLPRFLTPEETHVHAFGALQKSFALMDTEIRHLSNPSTADFLPLAGGMEDHASNLPHVVQRIRKIVDNLKYILGMEMMHAAQALTLRRQRDGDLRLGKGTEPAYYAFRKSVPWYDRDRNLSADIRSAYELVRSGQLLQEANKALGI
- a CDS encoding YfcC family protein, translated to MKKEFAQNKISRMPNAIVLLLGLLLLVGVLSYFIPSGQYDKVMVNGKEVVDPTSFHLVEKKPLSPLDILNAVHQGMAAAGPLIFMILIIGGAIRLFESTGAIAGVVAAFARRFGSERSSWVLTLIFLFFAALGAFPGMLEAAIPFAPLCVAIALALGDDMIVGIAVPVVAISIGWTAGPTNPWTVGIGQNLAGLPMFSGIGYRLLILAVLSLVALSYILFYAGRIKRNPGRSLSLGIDAVSAEVPAGRLEQTPFTATHKIVLAIFVLTLGAIVYGAIMWRWGFAQMASLYILGGTAAGVVCGWGPNRIADTFVEGGRAIFSGVVAVGLARGLSVIMEKAGIIDTIIHYLSLPMKELSTMTSATIMFVIQTVINFFIPSGSGQAMATLPIMLPLADILGVGKQVAILAFQFGDGLSNVCYPTVAVLIAYLTYTGVPFSRWLRFIMPCMLLLWIVAAGFTAAGVLIGWN
- a CDS encoding xanthine dehydrogenase family protein molybdopterin-binding subunit, which produces MSAVKERKRDVPSGTEGGFRYVGKSVPRADGPDKAQGRYDYLADTRFDGALYGVVLLSPHAHARVTALDASEALKVPGVRILTFEDVPDVLYNSGEWFPGQKDHPDEPLLTAHVRHVGDRVALVLARDERTARLARERIAVEYELLPPILDPLSAQDAPVPLHEDGIAAFPGRLAYGDADSAFASAAHVVESTIVTPRIHHAAMEPHAVLAVPRPEGVLELHTPCQILFGVQHTVAAVLGMPLSKVRVLKAPMGGTFGGKQEVVFEALCAWAAMKLRCPVFLNTNREESMLSTRTRAATVGRVATALDGDGRILARKFDVVVDAGAYLSGSKKVMMAMGKKTSRLYRLPAMEYTGRTVRTSTTPAGACRGYGSPQIHAITEIHTDLLCRRLGYDPVAFRLANLVHPYDDDPSGASNLGNARVRDCLIRGAEAFGWESRSKVMAYGRFRRSAGFACCTHGNGYFGTVYHDLVGMSLRILEDGSIVLRTALHELGNGTLAAMAQIVAEVTGVPPDRIVVTEGDTQFGNYDVGCQASRVIFVCGECARLCAEKALDLLCTESEKLWGRRAAFRDGRLYVGDEPMALDEAVRALAAKARVTVDVQVEHRPERNPGSYAAHFADVTVDTLTGQVTVNDFLAVHDVGQAINRSFVEGQIYGGVQMGLGMALLEEMTCDAKGRPTARNFDKYHMFNAPEMPNIEILLIEEGEPGGPFGAKSIGEIATVPTAPAVVNAVNRALGTELAVLPLTPARIVAALHPEEA